The nucleotide sequence GGAGCAGCGATCGGGCTAGCGCTCGTCTATTGGGCTGTGTCTCGGGCTGAGAATTCCGCAGTCGAGGCTGGCAATGGCGAGACTGATGCAAGCACTGGCGATCTACTGCGGGTGCGCCTGTTGGATGCGTGGCCGGCATGGGGTATTGGCGGATATTTGAGTGCACTGCCATTAGTTGTGGTGGCTGGATTAGCAGCGCAATGGCTGTTACCCAATTCTGGCGGGGGAAATCCAATTTTGCCGCTAATTTTAGAGAGTCAGGGTTGGGCACCGCGCGTGATTTTCTTAATTGTGGTGGCTGTGTTTGCACCTATTTTTGAAGAAACCTTATTTCGCGGCTTTGTCCTGCCGTCACTTGCAAAAGTAATGCCTGTTTGGGGGGCCATTGTTGCGAGTGCAGTTTTATTCGCTGCCGTTCACCTCAATTTCTCCGACCTGCTACCCCTGACAGTTTTGGGTATTGTGTTGGGCTTAGTCTACAGTCGCAGCCGCAATTTGCTAGCACCTATGCTGCTACATAGTTGCTGGAATGCAGGCACGTTTGCGACACTGCTGATTCTGGGGGGTGGCGCGTAAATTCAAGCTTCCATATTGAGACTTGGAGTTTATAGCGTTAGTGAGGGGAACTAAAAGATGCCTCATTAAAACCACAGGTTTCTGGCCAGACTGGGTTTAGATTCAACACTGTTCCATCTCAGAGCTCAAATAAAACAACTAGAATGTTGCCTAAAGATTGAGTTAATCTTGCATATTTGACTATAACAATCATACACGATCTCACAGGACGAGGTCTAGACTGGGCAAGGATTTTATTCCCTATTTCCCTCTAGGATTGCCTGGAATTATAATAATTTATTTCATTTTATAAAAACTCCGATACGGTTCAAATAGCTTGCATACACTGGATATAGGGAGTTCTACAGACAGTTCCCTCCCTCCAAAACGAGATTTAGCCTTTAGAACTTCACTAGCGTCGAATTGAAATGGTGCCAAAGTTCTCTTTCTAGATGGAAAGACCAAAGTACGAGGTCAACTCAATCATTGTTATTTCAAAATGGGGATCGAGATATGCCCGGTTTACAGAGTTCGCCATTACTGCACAATCGCCCTGCGATCGCCGAAAATCCGGTTGCTTCAGAAGATCATCCTGCCCTTCAAACCCAGTTGGCTAGAGAAGAGAGCGCTCAATGTATCTGCGACGATCGCGCTTGTGGCTTAGTCGATTTAGGCTTGCATAATTTGGCGCGAGTGTATCGCAACTTGCCCATAGCTGTGTTAGTAGAACATGCCCTGCTGCGGGGGGAAGGGCGATTGGCTGCCAATGGCGCTTTGGCGGTCGAAACGGGCAAGTACACCGGTCGTTCTCCCCACGACCGGTTTATTGTGATGGAGCCTGCCAGCCAAGACGCGGTCGACTGGAACCGCGATAACGTGCCGATTTCGGAAGAGAATTTCGAGCGGCTCTATCAAAAAATCTCGGCCTACGTGCAGGGGCGAGAGCTGTATATCTTCGACGGATATGTGGGGGCCGATCCCGACTACCGCTGCGGCGTCCGGGTGGTGACGGAGCTAGCCTCCCAAAGCCTGTTTGCCCAGCAGCTATTTCTGCGCCCGACAGCACAGGAACTGAGCCAGCACGAGGCGGACTTTACGGTCATTGCCGTACCTGGCTTGCATGGCGATCCCGCCACTGACAACATCCACAGCGAAGCCTTCATCGTCTTGCACCTGACCGAGAAACTCGTCCTGATTGGCGGCTCGCGCTATTCCGGTGAAATCAAAAAGTCGATTTTCACTATGATGAATTACTATATGACGCTGCAGGACGTATTGCCTATGCACGGAGCCGCCAACATCGACGCTCGCGGCCACACTGCCCTGTTTTTCGGTCTGTCGGGCACGGGCAAAACCACTCTATCGGCCGACCCCAACTGCCATTTAATTGGGGATGACGAGCACGGTTGGTCCCCCAATGGCCTGTTTAACTTTGAAGGGGGCTGTTACGCCAAAACAATTCGGCTATCTCGCGATCGCGAGCCGCAGATTTGGGATGCCATTCGATTCGGCACGCTGCTCGAAAACGCCATCTTGGATGGAGAGGCTCGCGCTCCCGACTACGACGACGGGCGGCTGACCGAAAATACCCGCGCGGCCTATCCGATCGACTACATCTCCAATTGCGAACTGAGCGGTGTCGGGGTCCATCCCAAAACCATCTTCTTGCTGACTGCCGATGCATTTGGGGTGATGCCCCCGATCGCCAAGCTGACTCGAGCAGAGGCCATGTATCACTTCTTGTCGGGTTACACCAGCAAACTGGCGGGCACCGAGCGGGGCATCACCACCCCTCAGGCCACCTTCTCCGCCTGCTTCGGCCAATGCTTCTTCCCGCTGCCGCCGACAGTGTATGCGGAGATGTTGGGCGAGCACCTGCAACAGCACCCCGATACCCACGTGTATTTGGTCAATACCGGCTGGTCCGGCGGGCCTTATGGAGTGGGCGAGCGAGTCTCGATTCACCACACGCGGGCGATGGTGGCTGCCGCTCGCAACGGCACGCTAGAGCTGGCCAATTTCTGGCAGCATCCCATCTTCAATGTTTGGGTGCCCGAGGCAATTCCGGGGGTGCCCAGTGAAATTCTCGATCCAAAACGATGTTGGGACGATCCAGATGCCTACGATCGCCAAGCGCGCAAGCTGGTGCAAAAGTTTGCCGAAAACTTCAAACATTTCGGCAATGTCCGGGCTGAAATTATTGCAGCCGGACCCCAGACGAACTGAGTGGTGTGGGTTGAAGTCGACCCAGCCTCAGCGATCGAGATCCTTTGAATATCGATCGCTTTGAACATCGATCTTTTGAATATTGAGAAGAGGTGAACCCGTGGTTCAAGCAACAGTGAAGTCCGATTTCGCCGATGTCGCGAAAGACGAAGCATTTGTCTTGTGGTTCGAACAGGTCGGGATTGACGATGTCCCCCTCGTGGGTGGCAAAAATGCTTCTTTGGGCGAGATGATTGGGCAGTTAACCGCCAAAGGCATCGGCGTTCCCACTGGCTTCGCCACCACAGCCCGCGCCTATCGCTATTTCATGCAAGAGACGGGGTTAGAGCCGCAATTGCGCCAACTCTTTGCCGACTTAGATGTCGACAATCTCGACAGCCTGCATCGCTGCGGCAGACAGGCCCGCAATTTGGTCTTGCACGCGTCCTTCCCGCTCGAACTGGAGCAGGCGATCGCGGCAGCTTACCTGCAATTGTGCGAGCGGTATGGAGCCGAGGCTCCCCTCTGCGATCGCCTGGAGGGGGACGAGCGCGAGGTTTGCCAGCGCTACAGCTACGACACCGATGTGGCCGTTCGCTCTAGTGCCACGGCAGAAGACTTGCCCGACGCCAGCTTTGCCGGTCAGCAGGAAACCTATTTGAACGTCAGAGGGGTGCGCAGCGTACTGGAGGCCTGCCATCGCTGCTTCGCCTCGCTGTTCACCGATCGCGCCATTTCCTACCGCACGATTCAAGGGTTCGACCATTTCGACGCGGCCCTATCGGTGGGGGTGCAAAAGATGGTGCGCTCCGATTTGGCAGCCTCGGGGGTCATGTTCTCCATCGACACCGAAACGGGGTTTAAGAATGCCGTGTTGGTGACAGCAGCCTACGGATTGGGGGAAAACGTGGTGCAGGGCACCGTGAATCCAGATGAATATTTTGTGTTTAAACCCACCCTCGCGCAGGGCTATCGACCCATTGTGAAAAAGAGCCTGGGCAGTAAAACCCTCAAGATGATTTACGCGCAGGGGGATAGCAAACAAACCAAAAACGTAACGGTCTCGGAGGACGATCGCGATCGCCTTGCCATTAGCGACGACGAAATTTTGACGCTGGCGAGATGGGCTTGCACGATCGAGGATCACTATTCCGAAACCCGAGGCACTTACACGCCGATGGACATTGAGTGGGCTAAGGATGGCGAGACGGGGGAATTATTTATCGTTCAAGCTCGTCCCGAAACGGTGCAGTCGCAAAAATCTGCCACCGTGCTGCGCAACTTTTACCTACAGGAGCGGGGTGAGGTGTTGGCGGACGGTCGCGCGGTGGGGGAGGCGATCGGGCAGGGTAAAGCCAGGGTGATTTTGGACGTGAGTCACATTAAAACCTTCAAGCCAGGGGAAGTGCTGGTGACTCAGAAGACGGACCCCGATTGGGAGCCGATTATGAAGAAGGCCAGCGCGATTGTGACCGATCGCGGCGGGCGCACCTGTCACGCGGCGATTATTGCTCGCGAAATGGGAATTCCGGCGATCGTGGGTTGCACGAATGCGACGGAGGCGATTGCCCCCGGTACCGACGTCACCGTCTGTTGTGCGGAAGGGGAAGCAGGACGCGTTTATGCCGGACTGTTACCCTTCGAGGTGCAGGAGACACAGCTCGACGAGTTGCCCCGACCGCACACTCAAGTGCTCGTGAATGTGGGTAACCCAGAAGAGGCGTTTGGCTTGGCCGCAATTCCCTGCGACGGCGTGGGGTTGGCGCGGTTGGAGTTTATCATCAACAACCACATTGGCGTCCACCCACTGTCGCTGCTGCACTTTGACGAGCTGACAGACCCACTGGAGCGAGAGGCGATCGCCCAGCTTACCGCTCAGTACGACAGCAAACCCGATTTCTTTATCGACAAACTCGCGCGGGGCGTAGGCACGATCGCGGCGGCCTTTTACCCCAAACCGGTTGTGGTGCGCATGTCCGACTTCAAGAGCAACGAATATGCCAATCTTTTGGGGGGCAAGCAGTTCGAGCCAGATGAGGAAAACCCGATGTTGGGCTGGCGGGGGGCGTCTCGCTATTACGATGCCAACTATCGCGAGGCATTTGGCTTGGAATGTCGGGCAATGGCGCGGGTGCGCCACGAGATGGGGCTGGTGAATGTTATTCCCATGATTCCGTTTTGTCGCACGCCGGAGGAGGGACGGCGGGTGCTGGCGGAAATGGAGCAGTACGGCTTGAAGCGAGGGGAGAACGGGCTACAGGTTTATGTCATGTGCGAGATTCCCAGCAATGTAATTTTGGCTGACGAGTTCAGTCAAGTGTTTGATGGCTTCTCGATTGGTTCGAATGACTTGACCCAGCTCACATTAGGGTTGGATCGCGATTCGGCCTTGGTGGCGCATTTATTTGACGAGCGCAATGAAGCAGTGAAGCGGATGGTGGCGAGGGCGATCGCGACGGTTCGCGCTGCCGGTCGCAAGATTGGTATTTGCGGTCAAGCACCGAGCGATTATCCCGAATTTGCCCGTTTTTTGGTGGAGGAGGGAATCGATTCCATCAGCCTCAATCCCGATACGGTGTTGAAGACTCGCTTGTACGTGGCGGAGGTCGAGCAGGAGTTGGAGGGCGATAGTTAAATCGTTCCAAGCCATGTCTATTCCATTGCTCGTCCACTGCGGGCGAACAATGGAACTGAAACTTTCTACTCTTTCTTGAAAGGAAGATCTATCATGTCTAGCAATAGTTAGCATATAAAGATTGATATTTATCTTTGGCCTTTACGAACCATACCCAAGCCATATAGGTATAGCTCGGCAACAGCATAAACTCGGGGTGGAGGATCTTGTGGTCGTGAGCGCTCTTTCAAAATCCCGGCATCCACCATCTCTTTTATACGTAAAGGCGAGATACTCTCATCAATATTCCAAATTTCAGATAGTCTATTTTCGTCGATCGGAGATCGCTCGCCTTGCATCTTATCCAATAGTTCAGCCAGCTCTCTATATTCATTACGTACTTCATCAACCCTTTGTTTAGACACATAGGGGAAAGCATTAATAAGTGCCCGTGGTCTCAAAATAACTTTTGAACTATACGTACTAGAAAATTCCTGCTCTCTTTTTACAGACTCTTGTAGAAGTAAAATCAAACTTCTGGGAAAGCAATTGCTATTCCCATCAGCAATTCTTGTGCGTATCCAATTGTATGTATATGCTTTCTTACCTCGCCCCATACGCTCCCCCCAAAGTGGATAGAGGCTCTTACGAAGTTGTTCTATCTCGATCATCTCAAGACGCTCAACTGTTACACCAAACTCTCTTTCAGTAGCATCTCGTAAAATCTGAGAGCTTTGCAAAGCTTGACGTAATACTAGCCTCCAAAGATCGACTTCATCCCAGCGAAGTTGAAGCGATCGAGAAATGTAATGCCCTTTATTGATAAAATTAAGTTGGTTCCATATATCTTCGCGTAAGAAAATTTTTGGGATAATGCACTTTAAACTCATCCCATTTTCCAGCCACCAAGCAAGCAAAGCTTCAAGAGAACGCCGACGCCTCGCATAGTTTTCAGGGCCAAATCCAAAGCCAGCATCAAGTTCGTCATACAAAATCCATACATTACAATTGCGACTGGATAATAAACTATCAATAATATATAGCTCGTCGCTAGCTTGTGGTATTGACTGGGGAGACTGGGCACGTTGTACTAGCCAACCAATAATTGATAACTGCGATGGATTTTCTTCTGTAGATAACTTAATAAGTTGTTCGTCCAGAGCATTAACAGAGTGAATCTGTGGTTGAGAAGAGCAAAGTTGAAGAAGTGTATAGTTTAGCCAAAAAACATCCCATTTGTCCTCGCCAACTTGTTCCTCATAACTTGTCAAACTAGTACTGTTGAGAATCGGAGCATTTAAACGAGGTTCTCCATGGCCTGCAATAAAACCAAAATTAGATAGGCCAAAGTCATCTCTAGCAAGGTTTTTAGCCTTTTCAGATTGTTCTACAAAAAGTCTGAAAAGCAGACTCTTGCCAGTTCCCTTCGCACCTCTTATAAGCCAAGACTTATTACTCAAAAACTTTGGAAAATCTGCTGTTCTCTGGAAAATATCTGGAATATTTTCCGATTCCATATCTTGTGCTCTTGCAGCTTCAAAACTAAGCTGATCTAAAACATGTCTATGCTCTTCTGAAGAAACTTCAGACTCAATAAGAGTATCTGGAAGACTGGCGTCAATAAAATCTGCCACTGACTCATATCCGTTTAAAATCTCGCGCGGAGTTTTAAGCAAGCTAGATAGACTTATGATGCTTGGGTTATAGAAAACCTTACTATAAAGCTCCTCTATGCTTGCTTCATCAGGTAAGCCCCAGTTTTCTACAATCCAGTTTTCAGCCTTGTCTATCCAAGTTTGACTTTGCTCTTCTGAAACTGTTGGCATGGGTGTTAACAGGAACCTCAGATCGGGTTTACCTCTATAGTTAGATTGTTTTCGGATCGCCTGGACAACATAGCGCAATCCTTCAAAACTTTGATCTGTGGGGGAAAAGCAAATGATGCCTGTATCTGCTAGGTCAAATAAAGCAATTGCACTAATATCATTAAAGCCAGGTCTAGCATCAATCAAAATGACATCTGGATCTAAAAGTTCATTAACATCACTAATCAACATAGAAACTGGATTACGATCTCCTTGATAAAAGGATTGCCATGTCCTCCTGTCAAGCTCAGCTAATCTGTGAATATAGTTTTCATTATACCCTCCGGCTGGAATTAGATATATCTCACCATGACCAGAAAAATTAATTTTGTAGATACAATCCTCAATATTGGGGATGTTTTCTTCGGGGGTCAAATAACGCTGATACAAATAATCTAATACTCCGTTTTCTTCTGTATTAGAAGGATCTATATCTGGTTGAAATAAAACAGATATTCCAGGTGCCTCAAGGTCAAAGTCAATCGTGACAACACGCCGATTTCTCTTGGCTAGTGAAATAGCTGTCATACCTAGCGCCGTGGAGCGCCCTACCCCTCCCTTAAAAGAGTAAAAGCTAACAACTTGTGGACGCTTTGGGTCGTCTTTCATGCTTAAGACTGGTTCCTCTATTTCTGGAGCCATCAGGATATCCGACCATAGTGGCAGCTGAATATACTCGGGCTCAAGCGACTCTCCCTCCTGAGGAGTTAATAATTCATAATCAGATATCGGATATTGACCGAGATTTAATTCAATATCTAATAGTAGGTTGTCAATTCTTTCTTCTCGTTGAATCAATGACTGATTCCTGAATATTTTTGTAATGACTCTAAGCTTAATCCATCCCAGGGAGGTTCGTTTTACAGACACTTTTGCTGCTGAATCTTGGCTCTGTAGCCTCTGAAGTAGATGGTTCTGAATCCGGGCTGAAATTATATCCGTATCTGCCATTAAGCTACTCTCCTTGTCTATTCAGCAATAGCAAGTGTATC is from Synechococcus sp. PCC 7336 and encodes:
- the pckA gene encoding phosphoenolpyruvate carboxykinase (ATP), which translates into the protein MPGLQSSPLLHNRPAIAENPVASEDHPALQTQLAREESAQCICDDRACGLVDLGLHNLARVYRNLPIAVLVEHALLRGEGRLAANGALAVETGKYTGRSPHDRFIVMEPASQDAVDWNRDNVPISEENFERLYQKISAYVQGRELYIFDGYVGADPDYRCGVRVVTELASQSLFAQQLFLRPTAQELSQHEADFTVIAVPGLHGDPATDNIHSEAFIVLHLTEKLVLIGGSRYSGEIKKSIFTMMNYYMTLQDVLPMHGAANIDARGHTALFFGLSGTGKTTLSADPNCHLIGDDEHGWSPNGLFNFEGGCYAKTIRLSRDREPQIWDAIRFGTLLENAILDGEARAPDYDDGRLTENTRAAYPIDYISNCELSGVGVHPKTIFLLTADAFGVMPPIAKLTRAEAMYHFLSGYTSKLAGTERGITTPQATFSACFGQCFFPLPPTVYAEMLGEHLQQHPDTHVYLVNTGWSGGPYGVGERVSIHHTRAMVAAARNGTLELANFWQHPIFNVWVPEAIPGVPSEILDPKRCWDDPDAYDRQARKLVQKFAENFKHFGNVRAEIIAAGPQTN
- the ppsA gene encoding phosphoenolpyruvate synthase, coding for MVQATVKSDFADVAKDEAFVLWFEQVGIDDVPLVGGKNASLGEMIGQLTAKGIGVPTGFATTARAYRYFMQETGLEPQLRQLFADLDVDNLDSLHRCGRQARNLVLHASFPLELEQAIAAAYLQLCERYGAEAPLCDRLEGDEREVCQRYSYDTDVAVRSSATAEDLPDASFAGQQETYLNVRGVRSVLEACHRCFASLFTDRAISYRTIQGFDHFDAALSVGVQKMVRSDLAASGVMFSIDTETGFKNAVLVTAAYGLGENVVQGTVNPDEYFVFKPTLAQGYRPIVKKSLGSKTLKMIYAQGDSKQTKNVTVSEDDRDRLAISDDEILTLARWACTIEDHYSETRGTYTPMDIEWAKDGETGELFIVQARPETVQSQKSATVLRNFYLQERGEVLADGRAVGEAIGQGKARVILDVSHIKTFKPGEVLVTQKTDPDWEPIMKKASAIVTDRGGRTCHAAIIAREMGIPAIVGCTNATEAIAPGTDVTVCCAEGEAGRVYAGLLPFEVQETQLDELPRPHTQVLVNVGNPEEAFGLAAIPCDGVGLARLEFIINNHIGVHPLSLLHFDELTDPLEREAIAQLTAQYDSKPDFFIDKLARGVGTIAAAFYPKPVVVRMSDFKSNEYANLLGGKQFEPDEENPMLGWRGASRYYDANYREAFGLECRAMARVRHEMGLVNVIPMIPFCRTPEEGRRVLAEMEQYGLKRGENGLQVYVMCEIPSNVILADEFSQVFDGFSIGSNDLTQLTLGLDRDSALVAHLFDERNEAVKRMVARAIATVRAAGRKIGICGQAPSDYPEFARFLVEEGIDSISLNPDTVLKTRLYVAEVEQELEGDS
- a CDS encoding P-loop ATPase, Sll1717 family gives rise to the protein MADTDIISARIQNHLLQRLQSQDSAAKVSVKRTSLGWIKLRVITKIFRNQSLIQREERIDNLLLDIELNLGQYPISDYELLTPQEGESLEPEYIQLPLWSDILMAPEIEEPVLSMKDDPKRPQVVSFYSFKGGVGRSTALGMTAISLAKRNRRVVTIDFDLEAPGISVLFQPDIDPSNTEENGVLDYLYQRYLTPEENIPNIEDCIYKINFSGHGEIYLIPAGGYNENYIHRLAELDRRTWQSFYQGDRNPVSMLISDVNELLDPDVILIDARPGFNDISAIALFDLADTGIICFSPTDQSFEGLRYVVQAIRKQSNYRGKPDLRFLLTPMPTVSEEQSQTWIDKAENWIVENWGLPDEASIEELYSKVFYNPSIISLSSLLKTPREILNGYESVADFIDASLPDTLIESEVSSEEHRHVLDQLSFEAARAQDMESENIPDIFQRTADFPKFLSNKSWLIRGAKGTGKSLLFRLFVEQSEKAKNLARDDFGLSNFGFIAGHGEPRLNAPILNSTSLTSYEEQVGEDKWDVFWLNYTLLQLCSSQPQIHSVNALDEQLIKLSTEENPSQLSIIGWLVQRAQSPQSIPQASDELYIIDSLLSSRNCNVWILYDELDAGFGFGPENYARRRRSLEALLAWWLENGMSLKCIIPKIFLREDIWNQLNFINKGHYISRSLQLRWDEVDLWRLVLRQALQSSQILRDATEREFGVTVERLEMIEIEQLRKSLYPLWGERMGRGKKAYTYNWIRTRIADGNSNCFPRSLILLLQESVKREQEFSSTYSSKVILRPRALINAFPYVSKQRVDEVRNEYRELAELLDKMQGERSPIDENRLSEIWNIDESISPLRIKEMVDAGILKERSRPQDPPPRVYAVAELYLYGLGMVRKGQR